The Moorena producens PAL-8-15-08-1 genomic interval CAGAGGATATTAACACGAGTAACCGGCAGTAATCTATCGAATATTCAAGGCACTTTGGGAGTAGATGGTGCAGCAAATTTGTTTTTGCTCAATCCCAATGGTATTGTGTTTGGAGCCAAGGCCAGATTAGATGTAGCTGGTTCGTTTTTCGCGTCTACTGCCAATAGTTTGGTATTTGGTGATGGCCAGGAGTTTAGTGCCACATCCCCAGAAGCCCCGCCACTGTTAACGATTAATATCACCCCAGGATTGCAGTATGGCAAATATGACCCCAGGACAACGATTACCAATGCTGGGAATTTAGCCGTAGGACAAGATTTAACCCTAGCCGCTGGCAACTTGGATTTACAGGGTCAACTGAATGCTGGTAGGAATTTGACTCTGTTTGGAGAAGATACAGTCAGCATCAGGGATAGTGTAGCGCAACCCTTTATCGCGTACTCTGGTGGCTTACTGCTAATTCAGGGTAATCAGTCCATTGATATTGCGGCCCATAACCATACCGATAGTGGTTTATTCGCTGGTAGTGATTTACAGTTGCGTACGCATAATCCGGTAACCGGGAATGCTCACTATACCGCTGGCGGAAGTGTCAGCATCGAACAGTTGGATGGGTTACCGGGCAATTTAGTTAGTACTGATGATCCGATTATTCTGACTAATGGGGATGTGAGTTTAGGAAACTATACCGGAGCGTCACTCCATATTTTGGCAGGAGGGAGTGTCAGCGTTGGTGATGTTGAGATTAACTCTACCGATACAGCTGATAATGCGATTAGCCCTAATAACTCCAATCCCTTCTTGGCTAGTCTGGCTAATGTGACCTTGTCGGATCAAGCTCGAAGGTCTGTAGTGATTGATGGCAGTAACAAACCTACCCTAGATATCCGTGCTGGCATAGATTGGACATTACTGGGGGGTTTACCAGGAAATACTGATAGTGGCAACTTAGGGTCTAACCTTGGGACGGCTGCTACTAGTGCGGATATCGAAATTGGTGAGATTAAGATTAATGCTCCGAATGGATTGGTATTGTTAACCAATCAGTATCAAGCTAACTCATCGTTAGTGAGTGAAACCCTGAAAATTAGTTCAATTCTGACTGGAGACGGTACCATAGCCAACGATAACGGTAAGGTAGATAAGACTAACCAGAGGTTTTCAGGAAATGCTGGTGAGGTGATTATTGATTATCGAGGCAGGATTGAAATAAGCGATTCGGCTTCGCCGACGCTACGCGAACGCATTGATGCCTCTTCCGCTTCTGGTGAAGCAGGGGATATTACCGTGGTTACAAACGATCAACTATCCCTTGACGGAAGTTTTATTATTAGCAACACCTTTGGCAAAGAAAAAGGTGGGGATATCAAGATCGATACTGGCTCCCTCTTTGCCACTGACGGTGCTCAGATCGAAACCAGTACCTTTGATGAAGCAGATGCCGGGAAAATTACCATTGTTGCTGATGACACAGTCACCTTTGAAGGGTTTAAAGGTAAATCTGAAGGCGAAAAGGAGAGAGTAAATAATCGCACTGGCATACTCAACATTATCAGAGAAAGGGCTACCGGTAATAGCGGTGGCATTTCCATTACCACAGGTTCTTTATTTGTTAACGGTGGCGCTCAACTGCAAGCCAGAGTTGGAGACATAGATCTACAGGGGACAGGTAGGTTAAAAAAGTCTAAGGGGGACTCGGGCGATATCAATATTTTTGCGAGGGATACAGTTTCCTTTAGGGGTCGTGGTGCCGTCACTAGTGTCGAGGGACAAGGTACTGGTACTGCTGGTGATATTAATATCCAGGCTAGGTCAGTTTCTGTAACCAATACCTCCCTACAGTCCAACCTAATCGGACGGGGAAGTGGTGGCAGTGTCAACATTCGTGCTAGTGATTCAATCATCTTGGATGGAGGCCAAAACTCTATCCTGACTCGGGTTAATCGAAGTGGTAAAGCTGATGATGGCAAGAACGGTGGTGGAAATGTCGATATTGAAACTCGGTCACTTTATCTAACTAACGGTGCTCGAATAGTTGCCTCTACATTCGGAAAAGGAAACGCAGGTAACGTAACAATTAAAGTAGCAGAGGACATAGTTTTTGATGGGGTAAATAATAAAGATCAGACGATAGCCAGCGGTGTTTTAAGTGAGGTAAAGCAAGGTGCTATAGGAAATGGCGGTAAGGTTGAGATTAAGGCTAACTCTATTTCCATCACCAATAGGGCAAAATTGGATTCGAGTACTGCTGGGGTAGGTAATGCGGGACCGATAACTATCTCAACAAATCAGCTCACCCTCACAGACGGGGGTCAAATTTCTGCTGCTACTTCCAGCACAGGGAATCTTGGGGACAACATAGGTAATGCAGGACCGATAACTATCTCAACAAATCAGCTCACCCTCCGAGACCGGGGTGAGATTTCTGCTGCTACGTTTGGTCCAGGAAATGCTGGGAACATATCTGTCAAAGCAGCTGACTCAGTTGTTCTCACCAATGACAGTAATATCTTGAGTGAAGTAAGGGCTACAAGTAGTGGTAATGGTGGCCAGATTGAGATTTGGACTGACTCCCTA includes:
- a CDS encoding filamentous hemagglutinin N-terminal domain-containing protein, with product MAVGACLELRIIRLTTCLAWGFSGPVLAEMTPDGSLGNEGSRVTPNVQVKGSLADLIEGGATRGENLFHSFAEFNVGELQRVYFANPSGIQRILTRVTGSNLSNIQGTLGVDGAANLFLLNPNGIVFGAKARLDVAGSFFASTANSLVFGDGQEFSATSPEAPPLLTINITPGLQYGKYDPRTTITNAGNLAVGQDLTLAAGNLDLQGQLNAGRNLTLFGEDTVSIRDSVAQPFIAYSGGLLLIQGNQSIDIAAHNHTDSGLFAGSDLQLRTHNPVTGNAHYTAGGSVSIEQLDGLPGNLVSTDDPIILTNGDVSLGNYTGASLHILAGGSVSVGDVEINSTDTADNAISPNNSNPFLASLANVTLSDQARRSVVIDGSNKPTLDIRAGIDWTLLGGLPGNTDSGNLGSNLGTAATSADIEIGEIKINAPNGLVLLTNQYQANSSLVSETLKISSILTGDGTIANDNGKVDKTNQRFSGNAGEVIIDYRGRIEISDSASPTLRERIDASSASGEAGDITVVTNDQLSLDGSFIISNTFGKEKGGDIKIDTGSLFATDGAQIETSTFDEADAGKITIVADDTVTFEGFKGKSEGEKERVNNRTGILNIIRERATGNSGGISITTGSLFVNGGAQLQARVGDIDLQGTGRLKKSKGDSGDINIFARDTVSFRGRGAVTSVEGQGTGTAGDINIQARSVSVTNTSLQSNLIGRGSGGSVNIRASDSIILDGGQNSILTRVNRSGKADDGKNGGGNVDIETRSLYLTNGARIVASTFGKGNAGNVTIKVAEDIVFDGVNNKDQTIASGVLSEVKQGAIGNGGKVEIKANSISITNRAKLDSSTAGVGNAGPITISTNQLTLTDGGQISAATSSTGNLGDNIGNAGPITISTNQLTLRDRGEISAATFGPGNAGNISVKAADSVVLTNDSNILSEVRATSSGNGGQIEIWTDSLSLSNGSTIATRTQGFNPVRLVQQVLDDPDTTYNEAVLGDNPIVYWSLDETSGSTAFNATGNGFNGTYKGVTQGVPGISGTAGEFNGKNDTAVDIGTVQSGSDLDISNQSFTVEAWIKPNKIGKRQAYFGIQNEDQKIRSDNDKSNSLYFRLNENASVRFGDFPNDLETPENIIKTNTWYHVVASYDKSSDTNTIFVNGREINRNNQGFFNGEDPRVLIGQWTNYNNLNQPFNGVIDEVAVYNTALSPETVAQHYLIGQRSLGAPLDIGESGANAGKINIHANSITISGVSPTNNTISSGLLSDSSGELSGQARDITINTDSLKVEDGGIITVTSDNGVAGNLDITANSLLLNYGRLEAKTAETGESGANITLDVSDWIVMLNESLISAEASEQAMGGNIDIDTNLLIAFPPTGNGSDIIAKAKEGLGGKITIDAEDVRLIEERTAMPGNGSNDIDASSESDPGIVTINTGNPEPPRGLDQLPSNLTDPSSLIVASCPRSGKISVDELGEFIVTGRGGIPVSPFDPIIGQTIIADWVTLDDQTLSETDHNLDKNQTLAPSTEHNSIPQNSQRKRIVEAQGWMTGPDGTIILTSFPTDTTSPPKPWYHYVSCRDL